The Halorubrum sp. BV1 genome contains the following window.
CGCCGGCGGCGACCCGACCGTGGGCGACTCGCCGACGCCCTTCGCGCCGATCGGGTGGTGCGGCGACGGCGTGACGGTGTGACCCGTCTCGAAGTTCGGGATCTCGTTCGCCGTGGGCAGCAGGTAGTTCATGAAGTCACCGCCGGTGACGTTGCCGTTGTCGTCGTAGGTGACCTTCTCAAGCATTGCGGTGCCGATCCCCTGGGCGAGTCCGCCGTGGATCTGGCCCTCGATGATCATCGGGTTGATGCGGTTCCCGCAGTCGTCGACCGCGACGAACTTCTCGAACTCCACCTCGCCGGTCTCGCGGTCGACCTCAACTATCACGATGTACGACCCGAACGGGTACGTCATCTCCGGCGGGTCGTAGTAGTTCGTCGCCTCCAGCCCGGGTTCCTCGTCGCCGGGGTGGTTCATGTAGGCTCCCGCCGCGATCTCCGTGATGGTGATCGAGCGGTCCGGCGCGCCGGCGACGTGGAACTCGCCGGACTCCCGGTCCCACTCGATGTCCTCTTCTGCGGCTTCGAGTTCGTTCGCCGCGATCGATTTGGCCTTGTCGCGCACCTTGCGCGCGGCGACGGCCGCGGCCGCGCCCGCGACGGGCGTCGACCGCGAGCCGTAGGTTCCGAGCCCGTACGGCTCGGTATCCGTGTCGCCGTGCTCGACGGAGATGTTGTCGACGTCCATCCCCAGCTCCTCCGCGACGATCTGCGCGAAGGTGGTCTCGTGGCCCTGGCCCTGCGTCTGGACGCCGACGCGCAGGACGGCGTTGCCGGTCGGATTCACGCGTAAGTCCGCGGAGTCGAACATCTCGATCCCGGCGATGTCACACTGCTTGCCGGGTCCGGCCCCGACGACCTCCGTGAACGAGGAGATGCCGATGCCGATGAGCTTGTCAGCGTCCTCGGCGATCCGACGCTGCTGCTCCTCGCGGTAGTGCTCGTAGTCGGCCATCTCCAAGGCCTTGTCGAGCGCCTTCTCGTAGTCGCCGGAGTCGTAGTTCCACCCGGTCGCAGACTCGTACGGGAACGCCTCCGAGGGGATGAAGTTCTTCCGGCGGATCTCGGCCGGGTCCATCTCCAGCTCGTCGGCGAGCACCTTCACCATGCGCTCGATGAGGTACACCGCCTCCGTGACGCGGAACGAGCACCGGTAGGCGACCCCGCCGGGCGCGGTGTTGGTGAACGCGGCTGTAAGCGACCCGTAGGCCGCCTCGATGTCGTACGACCCGGTGAAGATGTTGAAGAAGCCGGCCGGGAACTTCGACGGCTGGGCCGCCGCGTTGTACGCGCCGTGGTTGGCGAGCACGTCGACTTTGACGCCCTCTATCATCCCGTCTTCGGTGGCCGCGAGTTCGCCGGTCATGTCGTAGTCGCGGGCGAACCCGGTCGTCTGGATGTTCTCTGAGCGCTCTTCGATCCATTTCACCGGCTGTTCGAGGACGTACGACGCCGCCGCGGCGACGACGTATCCCGGATAGATCGGCACCTTGTTGCCGAACCCGCCGCCCACGTCGGGGCTCACGATCCGGACCTTGTGCTCCGGGATGCCCGACACCTGCGAGAACAGGGTGCGGTGGGCGTGGGGAGCCTGCGAGGTCATGTGGACCGTCATCTTGTCCATCCCGGGATCCCAGTCGGCGACCGCGCCGCACGTCTCGATCGGGGCGGGATGGAGCCGCTGGTACAGCATGTCCTCCTCGACCGTGACGTCGGCCTCGTCGAACACCGCCTCGGTGGCCTCCTTGTCGCCGGTGTCCCAGTCGAAGATGTGGTTGTCCTCCTGGTCGTCGAGCTCGTCGCGCACGAGCGGGGCGTCCTCTTCTAAGGCCTCCGCGGCGTCGACGACTGGATCGAGCACGTCGTACTCGACTTCGACCTTCTGGGCGCCGTCTTTCGCCGCGTAGCGGTCCGTGGCGATGACGGCCGCGACCTCTTGGGACTGGAACTTCACCTTCTCGTTGACGAGCACGTCCTGCGTGTCGTCCATCAGCGTCGGCATCGTCGCGAGGTCGTGCTCCAGTAAGTCGTCGGCCGTCAACACCGCGACGACATCGTCCATCGCCTCCGCGCGGGAGCCGTCGATGTTCTCGATTCTGGCGTGCGCATGTGGACTCCGGACGATCTCACAGTGGAGCATGCCCGGCTTCTTGATGTCGTCGACGTAGTTACCGCGCCCGGTGATGAAGCGTTTGTCCTCCTTGCGCGTCACCTCCTCACCCATGCCGCCGCGGCCGTGGCCGCAGTGTTTCTCCGGGTCGGGACCGCCGTCCTCGTCGTGTTGATACTCCGTTTCGGCGTCGGGTACGTCTGGTTCGCTGCTCATACGGAATCACCTCGGTCGTCCGCGTCGACGGCGGCGTCGCCGTTTCCGTCCTCCGCGTCGTCGAGGAGCGCCTCGCGGTCGAACGGGTCGGCCCCGCTCGGCCCGCCACAGCAGTCCTCGCGCCCGCAGAACGTGTCTGCGTCGCCGCCGACCGCGGGCGGCTCGTGGCCGCCTTCCGGCGAGGGCGTCTGTGCGGTCCCGCCGTCCGGTCCCGCGTCTGCGGTCGATTCGCCCGTCCGCGCCGCGACGGCGCCGCCGTCGGCCGCCGCTCGGTCCGCGAGTTCGTCGGCCGCGTACTCGATCGACCGGACGATGTTCTGGTAGCCGGTACATCGACAGAGGTTCCCGCTTATCGCGTCGCGGATCGTTTCCTCGTCGGGGTCGGGGTCCTCGTCGAGCAGCGCCTTGCCCGACATGAGCATTCCCGGTGTGCAGTAGCCGCACTGCAGGCCGTGTTCCTCGCGGAACCCCTCCTGAAGCGGGTGGATCCCGTCGGCCTCCGGTAAGTCCTCCATTCCCTCGACGGTGAGTATCTCCGCGCCGTCCGCCTGCGCGGCGAACATGAGACACGACTTGATCGGCTCGCCGTCCTTCAACACGGTACAGGCACCGCAGTTGCCCGTGTCACAGCCGATGTGCGTGCCGGTGAGGTCCAGGTCCTCGCGGATCGCGTGGACGAGCAGCCGCCGCGGCTCGACTTCGACCGTGTGTTCGGTGCCGTTGACCGTCAGCGTGATTTCGCGTTCGTCTGTCACTGTGTGACCCTCCGTTTGACCGTTACCGTGCCGGCGCGCTCGGCTGCGTCACCCAGCGCGCGCTGGGTGAGCACGTCGACCATCCGCGCCTTGTAGTCCGCGCCGCCGTGCTCGTCCGATTCGGGATTCGACTGCTCTGCGGCCAGCTCACCGGCCGCAGCGAACAGGTCGGGACTCGGCCGCTCGCCTTCGAGGTGCTCCTCGGCGTCCGTCGCGCGGGCGTTCGTGATGTCGACGGCGGTCATCCCGATCCCGGCCGACTCGATGGTGCCGTCGTCGTCGAACGTGAGCCGGACGCCGACGCCGGCCATCGCGTAGTCGCCTGTCTTGCGCTTCAGCTTGTGATACGCGCTCCCCTCGTTCGGTGACGGAGTCGGAACGCGGACCTCGGTGATCAGCTCGTCCTCACCGAGCGTCGTGTCGTACGGCAAGAGGAAGAACTCCTCGGCCGGGATCGCTCGCTCGCCGTCGGGGCCGCGCGCGACCACCTCGCCCTCGTGCGCGAGCAGCACCGACCCCCAGTCGCCCTTCGGGTCGGCCTGCGCGACGGAGCCGACGACCGTCCCGCGGTTGCGGATCTGTGGGTCGGCGACGAGCGGCGCGGCGTCGGCGAAGCTCCCGTACTTCTCGTCTATCACGTCGGACTCGGCGATGTCCGCGTGACGCGCGAGCGCGCCGACGCGGAGGTGGCCGTCCGCCTCGCGGAGGTAGTCGAGCGAGTCGATGCCGTTGATGTCGACGACCACGTCGGGGTTCGCGAGCCGGAAGCGCAACATCGGCACGAGGCTCTGTCCCCCGGCGAGGATCGTCGGGTCGTCGAGGCTCTCCAGTAGGCTGACCGCCTCGTCGACCGTCGTCGGTTCGTGATGCTCAAACGGGGCTGACTTCATCAGAACATCCCTCGAATTCGGTCCGTGACCCCCGAGTCGGTCTCCTCGACGTCGGTCATCTGCGACTCGATGGAGGTGAAGAAGTTGTTGACGATCTTGTTCGCCACCGGGTTGATCACGCGCCCGCCGAGCTGGGCGATCCGCCCGGAGATGTCGGCTTCGGTCCACCACTCGATGCGGGAGCCGTCGCCGTCTTCCTGCGGGTGAATCCGCATGCCGGACTCCATGCTGAAGCTGCTCCCGCTCGCGGAGCCCGAGCCGGTGGCCGTCATCTCGAACTCCTCCTCGTCGCGGTCGTCGATGGTGACCGTCGTCTCGAACTTCGGCTTCACGCTGCCGACGCCGACCTGCATCAGCGCCGCGTACGTCTGGCCTGTCCGGAACGCCCGCGCCGCGACGTCGTCGGCCTCCGCCTCCGGCAGCGTCGGAATGTCCTCCTCGGGCTCGAAGGAGTCCCACTCGAAGGAGTCGTCCATCGGTGTGATGTACTGACATCCCTTCAGCGAGTCGCGCACCGCGACCGGGTCCGAGAGCACGACCCACGCCTTCTCCGGCGGAACGCCGTCGAGTTCGAACTCGCCGTCGAACTCCATCAGCGATCCCCCACGTCTACCGTCGTTCGTCCATCTGTCACCGTCATCTTTTATATCCCCCTCCTATGAGCATACTATTACCACGGTCTATGATATGTAGTACCACCCTAATAAACGTTATCGACCATGACAAATCGGCCGTCCGCGGACGGAACGGCCGTGACGGCCTCGTCCGTAGCCGATGAGCGGGGATCCGACCGAGGGCGGCGGCGGTGGGGGCGGAGACGGCGACCACGGCCACGGCGAGATCACGCCGGTACGGACGGCCGCGGAGCGCGTCCGCAACCTCCGCGACGAGTGGCTCGATCGGTGGGGCACAGAGACGGTCGAGATCGACCGGATCGCCGGCCGGACGCTTTCCGAGCCGATCGACGCGCCGGCGGCGGTCCCCGAGCGGAGCCACGCGACGATGGACGGCTACGCGTTCGACGCGAGCGAGGGGTACCCGTACGAGCTACTCGACCGGGAGGTGTTCCCCGAGTCCGAGCCGCCGTCGCTGTCGTCCGGCGAGGCCGTCCGGATCTTCACCGGCGCGCCGCTCCCGACCGGAGCCAACGCCGTCCTCAAACAGGAGGAGGCGAGCGTCGAGGACGGCCGACTCGACGGCACGCCGACCGACCCCGGCACGTACGTCTACGAGCGCGGCAGCAACGTGGCGGACGGTGAGCGGCTGTTCGCGGCGGGCGAGCGGCTCGGCGCGAAAGACGCGATCTTGCTCGGCGACCTCGGGATCGACGAGGTTCCCGTGACGGAGCGTCCCTCCGTGGGGCTTCTGGCGACCGGCACGGAGATCCACGAGGGGCGGCAGGCCGACCTCGACTCGCCGATGCTCGCGGGACTCGTCGACGGGTGGGGCGGCGAGGCGACCTACGAGGGCACCGTCCCGGACGAGTATGACCGCGTCAGAGACCGGATCGCGGGGCTCGCCGACGACCACGACGTGGTGATAACCACCGGCGGCACGAGCGTCGGCGACAAAGACTACGTGGTGCGCGCGCTCCGCGAGCTTGGAACCGTGCTGTTCCACCGCGTCGCGCTGCGGCCCGGCAAACCCATCGCGGTCGCCACGCTCGACGACCGGGACGCCGTCGTCTTCGCAATCCCCGGCAAGCCCGTCGGCGCGCACGCGGTGACCTCCCTCGTCGCGCGGCCCTTCTTCACCGGGGACACCGCGCTTCCGACCGTCGACGCGACGATGACGAGCGACGTCGGGATCGCGGTGCCGGGGTTCACGTACGCCGTCCCGGTGACGCTCGCGGACGGCGATGCGCTGCCGCTCGGCCACGTCGACTCGCCGCTCGCCGTGTACGAGGAGGCGTTCGACCCGAGCGTGCTCTCCTCCAGCACGCGGGCGACGCGCGCCGACGGGTTCGTGCTCACCGAGTCGACGCTGTCGGCCGGCGAGGCGGTCGACGTCGTCCCCTACCCGGCCGTCGAGCGATGAGCGACGACGGACTCCCGGTCGTCTCGCCGCCGTTCGACGCGGACGAACCCGGTCAGGCGGACACAGCCGACGCGCCTCGCGTCGCGGGCGTGCTGCTCGCCGCGGGGACGAGCAGTCGGTTCGGCGACGACAACAAGCTCCTCGCGACCGTCGACGGCGAGCCGGTCGTGCGGCGGGCGGCGCGGACGCTCGTCGACGCCGGAGTCAATCCGGTGGTCGTCGTCGTCGGCTACGAAGCCGACCGCGTCCGCGACGCCGTGGCGGACCTCCCGGTCAGGGTCGCGGTCAACGACGCGTACGAGGCGGGACAGTCGACGTCCGTCCGGACGGGAATCGGTGCGCTCGGCGATACGGACGCATCCGGCGACGTCGACGCCGCGGTGATCGCACTCGGCGACATGCCCCTCGTCGATTCGGCGACCGTCGAGACGCTCATCGCGGCGTACGCCGCCGGCGCGGGCGACGCCCTCGCGGCCGCCTACGACGGCGACCGAGGAAACCCGGTGGTGTTCGACCGGCGGTTCTTCGACCGCCTCGTCGCCGTCGACGGCGACGTGGGAGGGCGCGAGATCCTGTTAGCGGGCGACGCGAGCGCGCTCGTCGCCGTCGACGACCCGGGCGTTCGGCGGGACGTCGATAGACCGGAAGATCTGCCCGAAGGGCGGTGAGTCGCGAAAGGGTGGACGGCCCCCTCGGCCGCGTCGGGCGGGCCGACGGCGGCCCTCGCGGGGAGCTACTCCTCGGGTGCCTTCCGCACCACGATGTTCCCGTCTTCGACGTGCCACTCGACGCGGTCGCCGGCACCGACGTCGAGGAAGTTCCGCACCGGCTTCGGGACCGTCGTCAGGTTCTTTTCGGAGACCTTGGTATCCGTTAGGTTACCCATCGGCTCGCGGTTCGCACGTAGTAGGGACATAGTTTACGCTACGGACACGCGTAGCGGCGAGGCGGCTTGAAAATCGGCCGACCAGCCGCGCTCAGACTGCGGAGTTCCAGCGGTGAGCGCCGCCGTCGGAGGCGTTTCCGAAATCCAGATCGAACCGGTCCGATTCGAGCAACACCGTCCCCGGGACGTACGCGCCGTCGTCGACCGCGGTGAGCAGGTTGCGTTCGCACATCGTCTCCAGTACGTCCTCGACGGTGCGCTCGCGCCCCTCGATCAGGTTCGCCTCCTCGACGACGCCTGCGACCGTCACCCGCCCTTCGAGCATCGCCAAGCGGATCGCCGACACCCACGCAGGCTCTCGTCGCATCTCCCGACACATGACAGTCGTACGCACACTCCCGTCAACCATATACCTTCGCAAGACACTCCCCGTCCGGTGATCGCCTATCGTCGCTCCGGTCAGTCGCCGGCCGTCTCGCGCGTGAACCGATCGAGCGCGAACTCGAGCATGTCCGGGCTCACGGGGCGATACTCCTCGCGTTCGTGGTCGGGGAGATACGCGCGAACGCTGTTCCACGACTCGCGGGCGTACCGCGCGTCGAGGAGGACGCGGACGCCGCGCTCGTCCGGGCCGCGTATCACCCGTCCCACGGCCTGCCGAGCCTTTCGGACCGCGGGGACCGTGAGCGCCGTCTTGAACCCCGACTCGAACCGGCGGTCGTAGGCGGTGATCACCGCTCGCGTCCGCGGCCGCGCCGTGTTGATGATCGGGACGCCGCAGACGACGGCCGCCGAGAGCCGGTCGCCGCGGTAGTCGACGCCCTCCGTGAGCGTTCCCCGCAGGCTCGTCACGAGCACCTTGCCATCGCCCGCGAAGAAGTCGTCTTTCAGCGACTCCGTCGCCCGGTCGCCGGACGACTCGTCGAGGAGGACCGGCTTGTCGAGTCGGTCATCGAGCGCGTCGGCCATCCACGTCGCCTCCGCGTAGCTCGGGGTGCCGACCAGCACGTTCCCCTCGCGGCGCGCGACCGCGGCCGTCGCGTCGAGGTGCGCGAGCCGCGTGTCGTTCCTTTCGCCCGGCGGGCCGCGGTTCTCGTGGGTGAACTTCGGCGCGTCGACCGCGAAGCTCGCGCGGTTCTCCGGAGGAAAGGAGAGTCCGTACGTCCGCTCGACGACCGGTCGCCCCCGCGCTTCGAGGTGGTCGAGGCCCGTCACCTCGCGGAACACGTCCATCGGCTCCAGCGTCGCGCTCATGAGCACGCCGCCGCCGAACTCGGCGAGCCGGTCGCCGATCGGCTCGCTCGGCAGGCAGTTGTACAGCGCGAGGCTCGCGTTGTACGCGCGCCGCCACGAGTCGGGCGGCGCGGTCTCGTCCCACGTCCGCTCTAAGTCGACCGCGCGGAAGAAGTCCTCGTGTCCCTCGCGATACCACGCGTTGAGCGTGCGGCCGACGCCCGGCGCGGCGCGCTTCTTGTCCTCGTCTTCGAGCGAATCGAGGACGCGCTTGACGACCGCGCCCACCTGCTTGGCGCGCGCCCAGACGCGGTCGCCGTACTCCTCCCGTTTCGCCCACGTCGTGATCGCGTCTTCGCCCGGCGCTTCCGGGTCGCGAAGCGGGATCTCGTCGTCGTCGAGCTCGCGCATCGACGCGCGCCAGTCCGGACGCTCGCGGTCGAGCCGCTCGGTCACTCGGCGGTCGAGTTCGCCGCGGAGGTCGGCGTAGAACTCCCGGACGGCCTCGATCTCGTCGACGGTCACGTCCGAATCCTCGATCTCGCCGCGGACCAAGGCGGCGTCTTCGGACTCCGCGCCCGCGGTCTCGAACGACAGCGGCTGGACGACGCGGGTGAGTTCGTTCTCGGCGTCGCGCAGGCTCGCGTCCGCGACGGCGTCGCTCACGAGGTCGCGCACGCGCGGTTCGAGCATGTGCGCCTCGTCGCAGACGACGAACGTCGCGTCGTCGAGCAGCGCGCCGGTGAACGTCCCGGTCGTCACGGGGTCGAACGCGTGATAGTAGTTGCCGATGACGACCTCGACCTCCGGGACGAGCGCGCCCATGACCGAGTGCGGACACGAGCCGTGGCCCGCGGCGAGCCGGACCAGTTCGTCGCTGTCGACGTGGCCGATATCGGTCACGTCGAACGGCACCGCCTCCGCGGGGTCGCCGTCCTCTGGGAGATCGTCGAGGAAGCCGGCGTAAAAGGGGCAGAACTCGGTCCCCTCGAACTCCTCCGTGTCGGGGCGGTACGGGGTGGCCTCGCCGTCGACGCTGAGGTAGTCGGCGTCAGGGGCGGCGGAACCGGGGGCGTCGCCGGTCGCGGGGCCGGCGGCGGTGCCGGACGACCCCGAGTCCAGCAATCCAACCTGCTGGCTCCGCGCCTCGCTGACGAGGTTCGAGGTCGTCGTCGCACCGCCCTCGCCGACGAGGTTGCGGGTGCGTTCGCGGAGCCCCTCGCAGCGCTCGTAGACGGTTTCACGGTCGATTCCGGCGCGGTTCTGTCGGGCGTACGGACAGACGTCCGCCTTCCCGACGAGCGTGAGTCCGGAGACGGGGTCGTACCCCTCCGGGAGGCTCTCGTTTATCGTTTCGAGATCCGTCTCGAACTGGCGGAGCTGCTGTTTGACACTCGTGAGCACGAACACGCGCTCGAACGCGGAGTCGGGGTCGCGCACGCGGTCGAGGCCGGCCGTGAGCGCGAGCATCGTCTTACCGGTCCCGCACGCGCCCTCCAACGCGAGGAACCCGCCCGCCTCGGCGGCGTCGATGGCGGCGTCGATGCCGTCGGCCTGCTCTGGGTAGGGCTCGGGGTGGCCGAAGAGGTCGGCCCACGGCGGCGAGTCGGTCACGGAGACGGGTTACGCGGCATCGGATTTAAACGCTTCATCGGCTGTTGCGAGTATCGCAGATGCAGGCGTTTCCGGTGCGGGCGTCGCGAACGCGGGCGCTGCCGGTGCGGGCGTCGCGAACGCGGGCGCTGCCGGTGCGGGCGTCGCAGCCGCTCGTCGCCGCTCTTGCGGCGAGCGGCGGTCCGCCGGCGACCGGAGGCCTCACCCGACGATATCGTGGAGGTCGGAGAGCTGCTCTATCTCCCACGTCGGCCAGACGTTCAGGTCCCAGTTGCGGCGGTGCGGGCGGCGGATGAACGCCGAGTCGATCCCGGCGTTCTCGGCGGCTCGCACGTCGGACTCGTTATCGCCGACGAACAGCGCGTTGTCGGCGTCGAGGTCGCCGAGCGCCTGCTCGATGTAGTGGGGGTTCGGCTTCCGAAGTTGGAGCGAGTGGATCGTCGGCTCGCGGCCGTAGGCGGCACCGAACCGGTCGAACCCCTCGAAGTGGTCGACGAGGAAGTCGACGGTCGCCTGCTGGTTCGAGGAGACGATCCCCATCTCCACGTCGAGGTCCTCCAGTTCGTTGAGGTCGTCGTACGGGGTCTTTCGTCCCGCGCGCGCCTCGTGCTGTTGGGCCTTCGAGACCACGTCGTCGCGAGTCCGCCAGAACGACCCCGGATCGAGGTCGTACGTCTGACAGACGGTCCCCACGCTGCCGGGGGTCGCGCCGATCGTCATCTGCTCTACGTCGTCCGAATCGGGCTCCTCGACGCCGCACTCGACGAACGCGTCCCGGGTCGCATCCCGGAGCACGTCGAATCGCGTGCGGCCCACGAGGACACCGTCGTTGTCGAACACGACGGTATCGTACGTCATACACCACATCGACGGCCGAGAGGGATAAGCGTTTCAGTCGGATTATCGGCGACGAGACGCGAGACCAGCCGGGTTTACATCGCGTCCCGATATGAAACGAGGCATGCGCGTGAGCGTCATCGGCGGGAGCTCGATCGGGGCGGAGACCGCGGCGGTCGCCGAGGAGCTCGGCGAGCGGCTGGCCGAGCGCGGCCACGTCGTCGTCTGCGGCGGGCTCGGCGGCGTCATGGAAGCGGTCTGTCGCGGCGCTCGCGGGGTCGGCGGCGAGACCATCGGAATCCTCCCGACCGACCGACGCGCGGACGCGAACGACCACGTCACCACGCCGATCGCGACGGGGATGGGTCACGCGCGCAACGCGCTCGTCGTCCTGAACGGCGACGCGGTGATCGCGGTCGACGGCGGTCCGGGGACCCTCTCTGAGATCGGACTCGCGCTCGCGCACGGACGGCCGGTCGCGGGGCTCGACACCCACGATGTCGCGGGCGTGGCGGCGGTCGAGTCGCCGGACGCGGCGGTCGAGCACGTAGAGGGGGCCTAGATTGGTCCAGATCTGCCGCCGAGCGCCGTCGCTAACTCGGTGTCGACTCTCCTGGCGGCGCTGGTCTTGACCGTCACGCGTCGTCGACGCCCGTTATCTCGAATCTGGCCCCGCCGCTCGCGCCCTCTGACACGTCGATATCCCACCCGTGGGCGGTGGCGATGTCGCGAGCGATGTTGAGGCCGAATCCCGTCCCGTCGTCGTTGGTCGTGTACCCGATCTCGAACACGCGCTCCCGGTCGTCGCGGGGAATTCCCGGGCCGTCGTCCTCGACGAAAAAGCCCGACGGCATGACGGCCTCGGCCCGCGTCGTCGTGTACATCGGCGCGATCTCGCCGACGGTGACGGTCACGTCGTCGTCGCCGTTCTCGGTCGCGTTGCGGAACAGGTTCTCGAAGAGCCGCTTCAGTCGGCTCGGATCCGCCAGTATCGTCCGGTCGCCAGCAATGACGAGCGTCGCGCCGCCGGTCTCGACGTTTGCCCAGCACTTGTTGGCGAGCGTTGACAGCTCGACCGGTTCGCGTTCCCGCGGTGTCTCGCCCTGTCTCGCGAGCGTCAGCAGGTCGGCTATCAGTTCGAGCGTGCGGTCGACCGCGGTCGAGGCGTCTTCAAGGTGATCGGAGTCGCAGTCGCGTTCCGCCAGGTCGAGCCGCCCCTGTGCGACGGTGAGGGGATTTCGGAGGTCGTGAGAGACGCCGCGAACAAACTCGTCGAGCCGCTGTCGCTGCCGTTCGACGTCGGCGGCGGCGCGAGCGGACGCCACGACGTTCGATATCCGATGAGCGAGGACGGTCGCGTCCGCGTCGCCGCACGCTCGCACGACGTCGGTGGCCCCCGCGTCGAGCGCCTCGGCGGCGGCGTCCGCGTCGAGCGCCTCGTCGAGACAGCACACGATCGGGAGGTCCGAGCGTCGGTCCCGGACTGTCTCGACGATCGGCGTTGCGGTCGCGTCGACGGGCGTCCCGACGACGAGCAGGCAGTCGATCGCCGAGTCTCGGAGCAGGTCCACGGCCGCGTCGACTCCCGTGACCGGTTCGACGACGAAACGGTCGTCCGCGCGCTCCAGCGACGACGACAGCTCCGTCGCTCTGTCGGAGGTGCCGACGAGGACGACGGCTATCGAGTCGCGAGTCAGTGGCATCGGGCGTGTATGGTGTTCTCGCGGTCACCGATGTATACTTATTGGCCGTGCCGTGTGCCGTCACCACTCAGCGCCACGAGGGGTCGTCGGAACCGTCCGGGTCGTCGCCGGCGGTCGTCTCTCCCGAGCCGCCTGTCGTCTCGTCGTCCGCATCTTGATCGGCGGCGGCGATGTTTCTGAACCGATCGTCGGGCTCGTCTCGATCGTTTCGGGCGCGGTCGTCGCGGGCGCGGTCGTCGCGGGCGCGGTCGTGTTCGCCCCGCCCGATCCGACCCGCGTCGTCCGGCGAGCCGCCGACACCGGAGGCGACGCGGTCGCGGTCGTCGCGCCCGTCGAGAACGTGGGCGACGAGGTAGCCGAATCCCATCGCGTTGAGCGCGCCGGTCACGAGGCCGCCGAGAACCGGGACGACCCCGAGAAGCGCCCACGCGAGCGCGCCGACGACGAGCGCCGTGCCCAATCCGTCACCGACGTCGGTCACGTCGCCGATCCAGCGCCCGAGCGCGACGACGCCGACGGTAGTGGTCGCGACGCCGACGACCGCGAGCGCGAGCAGTCCGGGGATGACGACGAGGAGCCCGACGATCGTGATGGCGAAAAGGACCGCCGCGGCCGCGATCGCGATGTACGCGCCGAACCCGTAGACGAACGCCATGACCGGCTCGCCGCGCACGTACCTGGCTCCCTCGTCGGTGAAATCCGGAGCGACGGCGATCACGATCGCGCCGAGGACGCCGACGACAGCGAGTTCGATCACGAAGGAGAGCCCGGTACTGATGGCGAATCCGAGCGGCTCGGTCGGGTTCGTCGGCCCCGGACCGATCCCGTCTATCGCAGTCGAAAGCAGTGTGGAGGGCATCGTCCACAGTGTGACGGACGGGTTTCAA
Protein-coding sequences here:
- a CDS encoding aerobic carbon-monoxide dehydrogenase large subunit, giving the protein MSSEPDVPDAETEYQHDEDGGPDPEKHCGHGRGGMGEEVTRKEDKRFITGRGNYVDDIKKPGMLHCEIVRSPHAHARIENIDGSRAEAMDDVVAVLTADDLLEHDLATMPTLMDDTQDVLVNEKVKFQSQEVAAVIATDRYAAKDGAQKVEVEYDVLDPVVDAAEALEEDAPLVRDELDDQEDNHIFDWDTGDKEATEAVFDEADVTVEEDMLYQRLHPAPIETCGAVADWDPGMDKMTVHMTSQAPHAHRTLFSQVSGIPEHKVRIVSPDVGGGFGNKVPIYPGYVVAAAASYVLEQPVKWIEERSENIQTTGFARDYDMTGELAATEDGMIEGVKVDVLANHGAYNAAAQPSKFPAGFFNIFTGSYDIEAAYGSLTAAFTNTAPGGVAYRCSFRVTEAVYLIERMVKVLADELEMDPAEIRRKNFIPSEAFPYESATGWNYDSGDYEKALDKALEMADYEHYREEQQRRIAEDADKLIGIGISSFTEVVGAGPGKQCDIAGIEMFDSADLRVNPTGNAVLRVGVQTQGQGHETTFAQIVAEELGMDVDNISVEHGDTDTEPYGLGTYGSRSTPVAGAAAAVAARKVRDKAKSIAANELEAAEEDIEWDRESGEFHVAGAPDRSITITEIAAGAYMNHPGDEEPGLEATNYYDPPEMTYPFGSYIVIVEVDRETGEVEFEKFVAVDDCGNRINPMIIEGQIHGGLAQGIGTAMLEKVTYDDNGNVTGGDFMNYLLPTANEIPNFETGHTVTPSPHHPIGAKGVGESPTVGSPPAIVNAVVDAMSHAGVSHVEMPMTPDVVWETLDDAGLAHQPAHNVEFDLGDDAEPADD
- a CDS encoding (2Fe-2S)-binding protein, which produces MTDEREITLTVNGTEHTVEVEPRRLLVHAIREDLDLTGTHIGCDTGNCGACTVLKDGEPIKSCLMFAAQADGAEILTVEGMEDLPEADGIHPLQEGFREEHGLQCGYCTPGMLMSGKALLDEDPDPDEETIRDAISGNLCRCTGYQNIVRSIEYAADELADRAAADGGAVAARTGESTADAGPDGGTAQTPSPEGGHEPPAVGGDADTFCGREDCCGGPSGADPFDREALLDDAEDGNGDAAVDADDRGDSV
- a CDS encoding xanthine dehydrogenase family protein subunit M, with translation MKSAPFEHHEPTTVDEAVSLLESLDDPTILAGGQSLVPMLRFRLANPDVVVDINGIDSLDYLREADGHLRVGALARHADIAESDVIDEKYGSFADAAPLVADPQIRNRGTVVGSVAQADPKGDWGSVLLAHEGEVVARGPDGERAIPAEEFFLLPYDTTLGEDELITEVRVPTPSPNEGSAYHKLKRKTGDYAMAGVGVRLTFDDDGTIESAGIGMTAVDITNARATDAEEHLEGERPSPDLFAAAGELAAEQSNPESDEHGGADYKARMVDVLTQRALGDAAERAGTVTVKRRVTQ
- a CDS encoding CoxG family protein; protein product: MEFDGEFELDGVPPEKAWVVLSDPVAVRDSLKGCQYITPMDDSFEWDSFEPEEDIPTLPEAEADDVAARAFRTGQTYAALMQVGVGSVKPKFETTVTIDDRDEEEFEMTATGSGSASGSSFSMESGMRIHPQEDGDGSRIEWWTEADISGRIAQLGGRVINPVANKIVNNFFTSIESQMTDVEETDSGVTDRIRGMF
- a CDS encoding molybdopterin molybdotransferase MoeA — translated: MSGDPTEGGGGGGGDGDHGHGEITPVRTAAERVRNLRDEWLDRWGTETVEIDRIAGRTLSEPIDAPAAVPERSHATMDGYAFDASEGYPYELLDREVFPESEPPSLSSGEAVRIFTGAPLPTGANAVLKQEEASVEDGRLDGTPTDPGTYVYERGSNVADGERLFAAGERLGAKDAILLGDLGIDEVPVTERPSVGLLATGTEIHEGRQADLDSPMLAGLVDGWGGEATYEGTVPDEYDRVRDRIAGLADDHDVVITTGGTSVGDKDYVVRALRELGTVLFHRVALRPGKPIAVATLDDRDAVVFAIPGKPVGAHAVTSLVARPFFTGDTALPTVDATMTSDVGIAVPGFTYAVPVTLADGDALPLGHVDSPLAVYEEAFDPSVLSSSTRATRADGFVLTESTLSAGEAVDVVPYPAVER
- a CDS encoding NTP transferase domain-containing protein is translated as MSDDGLPVVSPPFDADEPGQADTADAPRVAGVLLAAGTSSRFGDDNKLLATVDGEPVVRRAARTLVDAGVNPVVVVVGYEADRVRDAVADLPVRVAVNDAYEAGQSTSVRTGIGALGDTDASGDVDAAVIALGDMPLVDSATVETLIAAYAAGAGDALAAAYDGDRGNPVVFDRRFFDRLVAVDGDVGGREILLAGDASALVAVDDPGVRRDVDRPEDLPEGR
- a CDS encoding AbrB/MazE/SpoVT family DNA-binding domain-containing protein, with product MGNLTDTKVSEKNLTTVPKPVRNFLDVGAGDRVEWHVEDGNIVVRKAPEE